In Zygosaccharomyces rouxii strain CBS732 chromosome A complete sequence, the genomic window CATCCCGATTTCCAACAATATTTAAATACAGATGAGGAACCCCAGAAATCAAAAGATTCTATGAAACATAAAGATAAAAATCATCGCCCAGTGGGCGAtcatgaagatgaagatgaagaggaggaggatgaggaagatgaagatgaagatgaagattctAGGGATACAAGAGATGTGGATCCTGCTGTAGTGGAAGCTGCTGCTAGGGATGAGGCAGAAGATGACAATTTAGATGATGTTACAAAACAATATTcagaattacaaaaggatTCAGTTATGGATAACCCTGTGACGAAATCGATACAGAAGAAAGACTACAGAGAAGTACTACCCAAAGTCCTTTCATCTTCGGATATCGGTGTAGATACGGATGTATCACATTTGATTCAATCTGCTGCTTCTAAAGCGTCTGCTATCATTGGCACAACAAGTCAATCGAGTGGTAAAAGTTTTGATCaagcagaagaagctgCATTGGAACAATTCATTACAGAATATCAAActattaaaaatttggatagGCAACAGATTTGTGAGAGAATTTGGAGTAATGAAAGACGCAAAGACGATTTTTGGAGCAATATTTGTAAAGTTTTACCCTATAGGACGAGATCATCAATCTATAAACACGTTAGGAGGAAATACCATGTTTTTGAACAGCGTGGTAAATGGACCCCTCAGGAGGATGCAGAATTAGCACGTTTATGTGTGGAGAAGGAGGGTCAGTGGTCAGAAATTGGCCGTGCATTAGGTAGAATGCCTGAGGATTGTAGAGACCGTTGGAGAAATTACGTTAAATGTGGTTCAAACAGAGCTTCCAACAAATGGTCACCtcaagaggaagaattattgaaaagagtaaTTACTGAAATGTTAGAGGAATCACAAAGACATCATACGAGGGGTACAGATCATTTAGTACAAGAAAGtgacgaagaagaggatgTACCAGcaagtgatgatgaaaagcAAGATTTTGACAAGAAGGATGGCAGAAAATCTAATCGAAAGACGTCCTTTAAGGATGTAATTAACTGGACCATAGTCAGCGAACGTATGGGCGGTACGAGGTCGCGTATCCAATGTCGTTATAAATGGAACAAGCTTGTTAAGAAGGAAGCTATTGCTAAGATTCAATCGATTACAGAAACTGACAAGCGTTggattttggaaaaattaagaGATCTAGGTTTTACAGAAGACTCACAAGTGGACTGGGAAGAATTAGCCGCCCTGAAGCCGGGAGTCAAATGGACGGGGACGGAATTAAAACTATGTTACGAAAGGATGAGAAGCGGAGTACGGTATTACAAGCAAAAGTCTATTAATGATATATCTAAGGAACTCTTAGAAATGCTTGACGGTTCTGTTCCGTTGGAGGCTAAATCGAATTAAGACAAAACGAAATGAATGAACATTACTGCCGAAACCGTtgtataataataataaaaagaaTCATAGAAAGAAATTCATGGAGGAATTACAGTATTACTAATAATGTGTTcaaagaacaaaaagaTTTGTAACTAATGATCGTCTAACTAATTATTGTAGAAATTAACGTTTATGAAAAACCGACCGCGgttctcttttttctttttcacaCACTCTTCAGAgttgcatttttattttaaaCACATTATACAAATGATTATCtgaacaagagaaaaacGGATGTTCTTGTGCTAGTTTAAAACCTTAGAATTTAGTGAATTGCTTCTTAGCACTAGCGTTAGCAGCAACCTTAACGACGTTAAATCTAACGGTCTTGGAGATTGGTCTGCATTGACCAGCGGTAATGATGTCACCAACGTTGATACGGAAAGCTGGAGAAACGTGGACTGGAACGTTCTTGTGTCTCTTTTCGTATCTGTTGTACTTGGGCACGTAGTGCAAGTAGTCTCTTCTCATAATGACGGTACGGTGCATCTTAGTAGAGACAACGACACCAGTCAAGATCTTACCACGGATGGAGACCATACCAGTGAATGGGCACTTCTTGTCAATGTAGGAACCCTCAATAGCGGTCTTTGGGGTCTTGAAACCCAAACCAGCGTTCTTATACCATCTCTTAGCCCTCTTGGTGGTCTTGATCTTTGGGTTGTTGAAGATGTGAGGTTGCTTTTGGAAAGCTCTTTCAGACTGAACGGTCAACTCAGTGGACATCTTTACGGTTCCTTAGTTCCAATTCTGCTCAATCTATCCCTTCAAGATGACCAAATTCTAATCCAAATTATTTACTACTAACGATGGCGTACCACTTCgaaaagttttggaaaattgattGTGTGTCGGTTTCCCTCGGCCCAGAGTCTGCGTGCGTGGGGAGGGAGAGTCCGAGCTCCCCCCACGAGCGACCGTCTAGTTTTTCCGCCTGGGTTCCTTGCTAGGCTTAGGCCCCTCCTGCCTAAGCACTCCCCGGTTTCCACCTACCGTCCGCCTAGGGTCCCTTTACCAATTCTTCGCGTCGTGGTACCAACGCAGAAACATCTCGAATATTTTCAAgcaattttcaaaaatggtgTACGGATTCTTTTTGCCGAAGACAGTCACTTGAAAAataagctcatcgcatttTAGAACCACATAAAATATACATACACTTGTACATACGTACTCATAAATTCATTAACTTACCTGTTTAGTCctttttttcattcttctGCATATTATCGAATACAGACTTACCTTGAAGTAGAACGTCAAATATGAAGGTGTGACCACCGTTTAGCATCAACGTTAGCTTGACACCCTTGGAAAAATCTAAGTAACGCTCAATTATAATTTTATCGCCAATGTTTCGACATTGAATTGATCTTAGTGGGAAACTAGGTCGGGTGTCACCAGTTTCATTTGCAGGCTCAGAATGCTTGGGTATTACCTGCAATTCTATGAATTGCTCCAATTGGAATACCAATTCTTCCGGacaatcttcaaaatctgtaTACTTCTTATGCAATTGCTTCTCGAGAAACTCCTGTGAGAACGCCTGCAACTCATCGTAGAATTTCTCGATATAATTGGAATCATCTGGTAACTGCTTGTATTCGTGTCTTGGTATTCTGTTAAATTTAGGTCCCTGATTATTGAAATGTGTTGCCGGGGGTACTATGATCCTGCCAGATACGGTCTTGGATAAAGGTACTCTCGTTGTCGATAAGAAACGCAGAAACACTTGTCTAAACAACATGGACGCTGGAAAAGTGTGGTGGATGAAGGTGTTGATCGCTATTCGAATTATGTAAATAGTAGGTCAAAGTCTATCAAGCTTATTGAGAGGGTTTTGACCTTTTAGGGCTCTTGTTGGTTGTACTTTACACCCCTTTTCGAATAAGGATTCGGAGTTATTACTTTATAAGACAAGGGTAGATCGGATTGAAGGTCTTGAGGTATAAGGTCAAAGAAGGTAGAAGAGTACAGCTCTAAGCTTGAGATGTGTTAAGGAGGAGGTATTCTTGAGAATATGACAGAATGAGGAGGCGGCGTCAATGTCTTAAGTTATTCTACGAGATGCCACACACTCAACTTGTACGGTTGAATAATTTGTAAGCATCAATAGTATGCGATTGTTTTCTGCTAAACATATATAAAAAGGATACAGTTCGTTTGAGTCAGGCAGGATTGATAATATGCTTAGATCGACAATATCCTCAGTGTTCAACAAGAGGGCAACAATGGCAACCACAACTATTCCAAAGACCCAAAAAGTTATTTTGATTAACGATACTGGTAGTTATGATGTGCTGAAATACCAGGATCATCCGGTGCCTAGTATTACTGACAATGAATTATTGGTTAAAAACAAGTACAGTGGTATTAACTTCATCGAATCTTACTTCCGGAAAGGTATTTATCCCAGTGAAAAGCCACTGATCCTAGGTCGTGAATCTAGTGGTACAGTTGTTGCTAAGGGTAATTCCGTAAAGGATTTTGATATTGGTGATAAGGTTGCTTATCTATCTGGATCTGCCTTTGCCCAATATACTAAGGTTGATGCTGCTGGTAAAGTAGTTAAATTACCAAAAGATGCCAATGATGAAACGTTAAAGTTGTATGCTGCTGGTTTGTTACAATCTTTAACAGCACTCACTtttattgatgaagctTACAATGTCAAGAAAGGTGATTTCATCTTAAACTATGCGGCTGCAGGTGGTGTTGGATTAATCTTAGACCAATTGCTAAAGGAAAGGGGTGCTCATACGATTGCAGTAGTTTCTACAGAGgagaaattggaattagCCAAGAAGCATGGTGCTGAATACGGAATTATCTCCAGTAAAGAAGATATTGTCACTAGAGTTAAGGAAATTACAAACAATCAAGGTGTGGATGCAGCATTTGATTCTATTGGTAAggatacttttgaaactaCAATTTCTGCACTCAAAAGGAAGGGTACTTTTGTATCTTACGGCAATGCTTCTGGGCCTGTTAGCCCATTCCCCTTGACTAAGCTGACCGGAAACATTAAGATTTTGAGACCGTCGCTATTCTCCTACATCGCAACAAGTGAGGAATGGAAACATTATTCTAGGGAATTTGTTTCTCTGGTCAGTTCTGGTAAATTAAAGATTAATATTGGCCATGTGTTTCCGCTAAGTGAGTATCCAAAGGCAACCCAGCtcttggaagaaagaaagacCACTGGTAAACTAGTCTTGGAGATTCCTCAATGATTCTAACGGCTGCATCTGTTTAgtttgattttattttatgtttactttttttttttttgtgTCGCGCGACAGCGCCAGGTTTCAATGACGCTTGGTTGACACTAAataaattcaaagaaaatcaatTATATTTCTTCGAAGGATCAAGGTGGGCTAACCTACTATCAGAATACGAGACCAACGAGCTAACGATTATTAATTTTAAGGAAATTTTCTAGAAATAAGtcaatcaatcaattaGCTATGGAAATATCGCTAGCTCAAGAAAATTGGTGCTCTGAAGATTGTAGCCAAAATTCAATGTCTAATGGCGACAACGACAACGAAACAATATCTTCCGGAAGTGTTGGAACTGGCGGTGGTAAAAGAAATTCCTTAAAAAAATGGCTTCACAAAGCTGTATTGGGGTATGATGTAGATGATAGCtttgataatgaagataCGGTAGtaattgaagaagatgatgatttggTTTTTATTCCTACTACCTCAGATTTGTCGAATGGATTATTTTCCTCCAACAAGGAATTATCACCATTACTATTTGAGCAAAATCCTGGGCGTAAGAATTATCGTAGACAAAAgataaaagattttaaatttcatttaaagatgaggatgCGTTTGGCTAGAGGTGATGAAACCgataaaaatggtgaaatgCTCTATAGAAGACAATGTTTGATGGGTCAAGacggtggtggtgatagTGGTGAGTATAATGAGGAAGAGTTAGATTGTTATCAAATGTTCAAGACCCAACCTGAACACTTAGATGCACTTTTCGACTATGCAATGAAAAGTTCATTGGAGCAAACATCGCCCTCAGACTTTGCTGATTTTAACTATGCTTCTAGTCCAGTTAAAGAATTGCAGCCATTCCAAAACTTAAACTACGATGATATAAACTTAAATGTGGAGCATGCTGCATTTGTTCCACTTGATGTTTGGGATATAGATAAAGAAAGTGATTCAAAACGTTTAGATAGTGCAGAAGATCCAAGGGTTTGTGGTTCTAGCAATGATAGTAAAGGGGAGGAGGATTGCCCGACATTGTCGATGGACAGTACAGAAATGGAATCCTTCACGACAGGTGAATCAACTGAACGATCATTGGAATTGACACCGTCAGTTTATCTGGCTAACGAATTGACTATGAAAGATGGCGCTACAGGTAGCGATGTTGCTAATGATAGCTTTAATTCGACAGAAGGGGAAGTAGAGGAGACGTCTTGTGAAGATTCCCAAGATACTCAAAACACTTTATGCAGCTCTGGAAGTCCCAGCATTGACTCTGTTTTAGATTCTGGTGATTCCAATACTATAATTTATACAATTCCTACTTTCAAGCAAGGACGTGGCCAGCTAAACGTATCGGGTATAATACAAAGCTTTAAAGATGGCACCTTgactgaaaaaaatttgactCAAATGGCCAAGGGAAGCTCTTTGGGTCTCTCTTTCCGTAGTAAGGAGTTCTATGAGCAACCGCCCTCgagtgatgaagatgagcAAGCACAAGGACGAAAGCAGGAAATGCCAATGGCTCCCtctgaaaatgataatattagGGAAGCTCCAGAAAATTACGGGGTTGAGTTTGCTGGAAATGGTGAAGGTGTAAAATTTGACAAATATTCGCACATCTTAGTCTACAGGGCGGTTAAGAGAAATGTGCAAGATAAAGGGTTTAGTTGTCCTAGTTTGAGAACGCCGAACAATGGAAACAGTTCTATAACATCTGGAGTCAGTGAGTCACCATCGGCCTCCAAGCCAATTCTCAAGAAGACAGATAATGAAAGAGAATCTGAAGAGATTGTGAGAGCTACACTCTGTGATAAAGTAGATGTGAAGTCATTTTTAGCttattttgaatattttgaacACCAAAAGCATTCAGATGAGGTTAACCTGAGTAAGTTTAGAGAGGAGCAGTTAAGccattattattcaaaGGAGTTTTTCCCAGAACTATTAGAAGATATAAAGTTTAAACATGCTTTCAATAGTGAATATAGGAAAAGCAAAATGGCCACAGAATTAAATATTGGTCGAAAgattggtgatggtgatgaacaACATGTTCGTCGTTTAGTCAACGTTATAGAAGATCCTACAATAGGATCCGCCAATTTTAAATAATTATGAATTCTGCGATATATGAAGTAAACGTATAAATTTTAAATGATGGAAACAGGATAAAttattgttgaaaaatctctATGTTTTTGtctttattcttctttctttataTAAACTATTGAATGAGATACAAGGCGATTTTAAATAAAACTTGGAGTTTATTTCTTACCCTTGTTAGAAGTTGAGTTCTTTGGTAGTTCCTTGATGAAAGGCAAGAATTCAGGTTCACCTGGAATGTATTTTCTCAAGACTTCAGGGACCACTAGACCGTCCTCAGTTTGGTAGTTTTCTAAAACACAACACAAGGCTCTTTGAGTTGCAGCTAAAGTAGAGTTCAAACAGTGAACgtatttcttttctctgtCACCCATCTTCTTGATACCGCATCTGATTTCCAAGTTTCTTGATTGGTAATCGGTACAGTTGGAGCAAGAAACCAATTCTTTGTATTCCTTTTGGTATGGGAACCAAGCTTCTAAGTCGAACTTCTTGGCTGCAGCGTTGTTCAATTCACCTGAAACGATACCAACGACACGGTATGGCAAATTCAAAccttggtaaaattcttCAGATAATGAAATCATTCTGTCAAATTCTTCCCAAGATTTTTCAGGTTCAGTCAAACAGAActgttcaattttttcaaatgcatGAACTCTAAAGATACCCCAAGCATCCTTACCATGGGCACCAGCTTCCCTACGGAAACAAGATGAGTAACCAGCGTAACGAACTGGTAATTGTTCTTGAGGTTTTTCAAACCATTCACCACTGTGGTATGCTGAAATTGGTTGTTCAGAAGTTGCAATCAAGTATTTCTCGTCATCACCATCCATTACCTTGTACAATTCTTCGTCGAATTGTGACAATTGGGCGGTCTTTCCCATAACTTCTTTATTCATCATAACAGGTGGTTGTAATGGAGTGTATCCCTTAGTGGCCAAAAAGGACAAACCATAATTGATCAAGGCTTGGTTCAAGAACAC contains:
- a CDS encoding 40S ribosomal protein uS17 (highly similar to uniprot|P26781 Saccharomyces cerevisiae YDR025W RPS11A Protein component of the small (40S) ribosomal subunit or uniprot|P26781 Saccharomyces cerevisiae YBR048W RPS11B); amino-acid sequence: MSTELTVQSERAFQKQPHIFNNPKIKTTKRAKRWYKNAGLGFKTPKTAIEGSYIDKKCPFTGMVSIRGKILTGVVVSTKMHRTVIMRRDYLHYVPKYNRYEKRHKNVPVHVSPAFRINVGDIITAGQCRPISKTVRFNVVKVAANASAKKQFTKF
- the ZTA1 gene encoding NADPH:quinone reductase (highly similar to uniprot|P38230 Saccharomyces cerevisiae YBR046C ZTA1 Zeta-crystallin homolog), translated to MLRSTISSVFNKRATMATTTIPKTQKVILINDTGSYDVLKYQDHPVPSITDNELLVKNKYSGINFIESYFRKGIYPSEKPLILGRESSGTVVAKGNSVKDFDIGDKVAYLSGSAFAQYTKVDAAGKVVKLPKDANDETLKLYAAGLLQSLTALTFIDEAYNVKKGDFILNYAAAGGVGLILDQLLKERGAHTIAVVSTEEKLELAKKHGAEYGIISSKEDIVTRVKEITNNQGVDAAFDSIGKDTFETTISALKRKGTFVSYGNASGPVSPFPLTKLTGNIKILRPSLFSYIATSEEWKHYSREFVSLVSSGKLKINIGHVFPLSEYPKATQLLEERKTTGKLVLEIPQ
- the GIP1 gene encoding protein phosphatase regulator GIP1 (weakly similar to uniprot|P38229 Saccharomyces cerevisiae YBR045C GIP1 Meiosis-specific protein proposed to be a regulatory subunit of the protein phosphatase Glc7p required for spore wall formation and proper septin organization) encodes the protein MEISLAQENWCSEDCSQNSMSNGDNDNETISSGSVGTGGGKRNSLKKWLHKAVLGYDVDDSFDNEDTVVIEEDDDLVFIPTTSDLSNGLFSSNKELSPLLFEQNPGRKNYRRQKIKDFKFHLKMRMRLARGDETDKNGEMLYRRQCLMGQDGGGDSGEYNEEELDCYQMFKTQPEHLDALFDYAMKSSLEQTSPSDFADFNYASSPVKELQPFQNLNYDDINLNVEHAAFVPLDVWDIDKESDSKRLDSAEDPRVCGSSNDSKGEEDCPTLSMDSTEMESFTTGESTERSLELTPSVYLANELTMKDGATGSDVANDSFNSTEGEVEETSCEDSQDTQNTLCSSGSPSIDSVLDSGDSNTIIYTIPTFKQGRGQLNVSGIIQSFKDGTLTEKNLTQMAKGSSLGLSFRSKEFYEQPPSSDEDEQAQGRKQEMPMAPSENDNIREAPENYGVEFAGNGEGVKFDKYSHILVYRAVKRNVQDKGFSCPSLRTPNNGNSSITSGVSESPSASKPILKKTDNERESEEIVRATLCDKVDVKSFLAYFEYFEHQKHSDEVNLSKFREEQLSHYYSKEFFPELLEDIKFKHAFNSEYRKSKMATELNIGRKIGDGDEQHVRRLVNVIEDPTIGSANFK
- the SES1 gene encoding serine--tRNA ligase SES1 (highly similar to uniprot|P07284 Saccharomyces cerevisiae YDR023W SES1 seryl-tRNA synthetase), whose protein sequence is MLDVNQFIEEKGGNPELIRKSQKARGASVEIVDEIIADYKNWVKTRFELDELNKQLNKLQKDIGLKFKNKEDASGLLAEKDKLTNEKKELTEKEQKEDNDLKVKVNVVGNIVHPSVVVSNDEENNELVRTWGPKDLKEVGPIAAATGKPAKLSHHEVLLRLDGYDPERGVKISGHRGYFFRNNGVFLNQALINYGLSFLATKGYTPLQPPVMMNKEVMGKTAQLSQFDEELYKVMDGDDEKYLIATSEQPISAYHSGEWFEKPQEQLPVRYAGYSSCFRREAGAHGKDAWGIFRVHAFEKIEQFCLTEPEKSWEEFDRMISLSEEFYQGLNLPYRVVGIVSGELNNAAAKKFDLEAWFPYQKEYKELVSCSNCTDYQSRNLEIRCGIKKMGDREKKYVHCLNSTLAATQRALCCVLENYQTEDGLVVPEVLRKYIPGEPEFLPFIKELPKNSTSNKGKK
- the FMP23 gene encoding Fmp23p (similar to uniprot|P38231 Saccharomyces cerevisiae YBR047W FMP23 The authentic non-tagged protein was localized to the mitochondria) is translated as MLFRQVFLRFLSTTRVPLSKTVSGRIIVPPATHFNNQGPKFNRIPRHEYKQLPDDSNYIEKFYDELQAFSQEFLEKQLHKKYTDFEDCPEELVFQLEQFIELQVIPKHSEPANETGDTRPSFPLRSIQCRNIGDKIIIERYLDFSKGVKLTLMLNGGHTFIFDVLLQGKSVFDNMQKNEKKD
- the NSI1 gene encoding Nsi1p (similar to gnl|GLV|KLLA0F04389g Kluyveromyces lactis KLLA0F04389g and some similarites with YDR026C uniprot|Q12457 Saccharomyces cerevisiae YDR026C Hypothetical ORF) — encoded protein: MASNQEKHYRDQPHHLPHEGGSRHESVEEAVFKYVGVGLQNDDDNPKDPKSYDKRDGSNVVDTSKPGDGNQGNDMDWLFRNAHNDEDIGGDNNENSPRFQSVALAAIAAAYGSGAGAGSGEHKRRRARDGGEASDGEDDANGNNDNSNNGGRRKSSKKSKKNKEKRAKLQLAVDPELATLDDSDVTSHDQLVRKAIMDTDSIAQHPDFQQYLNTDEEPQKSKDSMKHKDKNHRPVGDHEDEDEEEEDEEDEDEDEDSRDTRDVDPAVVEAAARDEAEDDNLDDVTKQYSELQKDSVMDNPVTKSIQKKDYREVLPKVLSSSDIGVDTDVSHLIQSAASKASAIIGTTSQSSGKSFDQAEEAALEQFITEYQTIKNLDRQQICERIWSNERRKDDFWSNICKVLPYRTRSSIYKHVRRKYHVFEQRGKWTPQEDAELARLCVEKEGQWSEIGRALGRMPEDCRDRWRNYVKCGSNRASNKWSPQEEELLKRVITEMLEESQRHHTRGTDHLVQESDEEEDVPASDDEKQDFDKKDGRKSNRKTSFKDVINWTIVSERMGGTRSRIQCRYKWNKLVKKEAIAKIQSITETDKRWILEKLRDLGFTEDSQVDWEELAALKPGVKWTGTELKLCYERMRSGVRYYKQKSINDISKELLEMLDGSVPLEAKSN